The Vidua macroura isolate BioBank_ID:100142 chromosome 2, ASM2450914v1, whole genome shotgun sequence DNA window TAGTCACACATACCAGAACTATAATTGCTATGAAATCCTCCAGATAAATAAGAGCATGCCTACAGAGTTAAAGAAACTCTATGCAGCTGCTCAGGAAGGTTGGCTGAACTTCTTTTATTACCAAACTTTATTTATATATGGACCAAGttcatatataaataattatatgtGACCTTAAATGTGCATACTTCATATGGTATCAAcgatattgaaaaaaaaatactgagaaaatgGTACATTACTATGAATTGCTATGGTTTGCAGATCAGTGTCTCAAGTTGTGATCAGAACTTATGTTCACCACTTCTAATAGCATTCAAGAGCTTTTGTTTAGGACCTAAATAGACCGGGCACTGCAAACAAAGCATGCAAATGAACgttcctttcccttcttccatgtagacagaaaaaaaagcagtccAAATGTTAAAAAGAAGTGGTTAGTGGGCTTACATaatacaaaaaacaaataaagtgTCCTCTGACATTGATagttaatgtaatttttaaattcccaCACTgataattgatttttaaattcccACATTGATCTAaatttgataattttatttattttctacagcTAAATCCACATGGGAAAGAAACCAgatattgttttaaattaatttgaatcTTGTATATACACATACTAGTCCTGATTACTCAAGCTGTGCATTTTTGCATATTCAAATTACAAAACACTTTCAACAGCATTCTGTATAATATTGCTCATTTCCAAGGACATGATTATCATCTGAACatatggaaaagaggaaaatagtTATTTTACCTAATAACTATACTTATGTATACAATCTACTCAACTTTCTTTTATAGGTACCATGTGAAAActctttccatttatttaatttacctCATTTTACAGTATTTCCTCTACATTCTTTCAGTTAAAGAATTTTAACAGTCCTTTGAAGCAGAGCTTTGGTGACTTAGTCTCTAAAGTTTTAGAAAGgatatttctctttctgccaACTGTTCCATGCTCCTGCCATGCCTTCATCACAGCTGTTCTGTCTCCCGGGTGCTTCATCTCCCTACCTCTGCAGCTTAGCAGCTCAGaactccacagagctgctcaaagagaaacaaagcacCTGACAGAAAATGCATAAGGACAACAAGCAACTCCAGCATTAggtatataagaaaaaaaaatcatttaaatgtGACTAAGTGATACAACTTCTACTCCTGTACAGCTTCTGTGATATATGTGACATGAATCTCAGCGCTGACTCActtggaataaaaaataaaaattaacccCCCCCAACCTGTATTCAAAGTTTCTGACCTTGTAATAAACTCTGGTTGAAACAGCTACTTTGAAAGAACCAATACACATTTAAACCACCTTTTCTTCCTTAGCTCTTCTGTGCTACTTCTGCCCTCTTACTATTGTGAGGCAGACTATACTAGAGGACAGCAAATTACATACCAAACACCTTATCCTATTATGCTCTTGCTGTCTTCCCCTCCTTGCCCTCCAGAGTTCTTCTATTTTAGACCTATTGCAAAGATCTCccatccagctgtgccacacTAGCACAACCCAAAATAATCCATCTTTAATCTCCCAAGATCCCTCTTGACCCAGCTAATGACAGAAGTGGTGGTGCAAGCAAGAGCAGGTACAATTTGGAGATTATGAGAACACAGTATCACCATGGAGCTACCCCCAATTGCCTATGGTTGAGAGATTTCATGTGATGACAGTAGCCAAGGTAAAGAAGGGTGAGGTGCTTTAATTACGCCACCATTTGGCTGTCAAATAAGGTATTTTCCAACTCCAAGGCAACCATTTTAAGAAGCAAATTATGCATTTTAATATActgagatgggaaaaaaatgcaaaaacatgAGAGTGCATGGAAATTCAGTATGTCATGCAAACTGAATGTACTTACATGGGATTAAAAACTTCAAAAttctaatatttaataaaaacaaattgcaTTACTTTAATCAAATATTGAAAATTTAGAATGGAAACTGATAAAGGAAAATACcatcttcttttttaattaattgaaaacaagaaattaagtTATGTaattaaatagattttaaattaaGTATTTACTAAAAAAGTTCCTTTTGGTACTGTAATTCCATATCAATTGTAAttatatccagaaaaaaaatctaaatattaatattttattactattagaTATTTTACTACTATTAGGCTAGgataattaaaacaaacaaacaaacaaacaaacaaccccagCAATCAAACAACTACCAAAcgttaaaataaaaagaatcatAGATAGAAATGTTCTTCTACTAATTTTTCATCTATTAGGAATATTAGGAATGTACTTTTAAGAGGACAAGGAGCTTTTTCCAGAAGTACTAGAATTTAGTCCTCATAAATAGCAAAGTAAATAGACTAATGACCTTAAGCTATTACAGGCATTAAAAATCTTGTGTTCTTATTAATttggaaactttaaaaaaatgagatgGGACAATGCAAGAGTGGATTGGGGAAAATTGTTGCATTAATCTATATAATTCCTTAATTCTACACAATATATCATAATTAATTGTTCTCACAAAATATTGCATATTACATTTTATAGTTCTGATGAggaataaaataacaataaatacaGGTCCAGATTATAATGACTTACCAAGGAGAAAACTTGGTTTatgataaataattttaaaactaatttataGTTATAAGTGACTGTAAAATAATTCATTCtgccccttccttcctgctACATTTCAGGTCAAGTGTGGTACATCTGCTATGACACGTAGTACTAACAAAATTATGATCTATTTTTCATCCAGAACCTGATGCACCGTGTAAATTTAAAAGCTCCAGTACACACTTGCAGacaagctgctgcaggaaaggtgCCAGCTAGAAACTCACCTACCCGGTCAGAGGCCAAAAGGTCTGATTATCAACTTCCTTAGTTACCTCTTGCATAAGCTTCCCCCGGGCTAGGGACAATCAAGAGTGCCCAGAGCCTGTGGCACTGCAATTCCGGCCGTGCAGGTTTCATCGTGTCCATTACTCCGCTGTTACTTGCACAGTGACCCGTCAGAAAGAATCTtcaatttgatttatttttggtAGTAAATAGACTGAATTTCAAAATAAGAAAGTCCGCCTTCGAGAAAAAGAAGGCAAGTCAATCAAATTAATTAGAAGAAAAGACCTTTTAGTGAGATTGGATTATGTCCAGTGGCTAAAGGAATATTTTGTAAGTTTAGTAAAAGGACTTAGAAAAAAGGCagacctatttttaaaaataaaatttaaaaaaaagcacacaaattGTGAAAGATATCAAGGAACTAAAATTGCGGCTCAAAGTAAGGAATGAGGTTAACTATCTATAGATTGCACCAGTTTACTGAAACAACAGTAATAAAGAATAACACCAGTTCCAAATTTTGTCATAGAAGAAACAGCTAACAATTACCTGGCAGAAGTGGGATAAAAACATCCTACACAGATAGTTATAGAACCTCTGAGTTCATACTCTGCCTGACCCGGATACCAACTGAGGTCATACTCCCCTATGCCTACACACCTGTAGCTAACAATGGACAATGATGTCTACAGGTAAATACGACCAAGacagcccttccctgtgccacaCTGAAACCACCAGGAAACAGACCCCTGGCACCCTGGGCATCTCATCGTCCAGACAGTCAACGCTGGAACCAGGActctttttcatctttccttctTTAATTCATCTTTCCCTCTTTGattcctctcttccctttcaCCCTGCCCCTTTATCCAAAACCCACTGCCGTGTGCTTATACAGTAGGTCAGGGACCTACTATAACTTCTTTGCCAAGTATGTAATTCACTGATAAAACTTTCTGGTTGTTTGCGACCCCTCTGACTTTTGTCGTTCCTTTCGACCACTGAACATTTACGAATCTCAGGTGATTCTTTCCCTTTAAGGGTGGGTCTTCACAGTGCTGCAACCGAGGATTCAAGAACTCATTTTCACAATTTAGTGGGGGCTCTAAGTGTTTTTCGCAACTTCCTTAATCTGCAGCGATAATTCCCTCTCTTCCCCGtatcaaaacaaaagaaaataatcaataTTTGAGAGAACTTTCAATCAAAGGAAACACAGCAATAATCCTCCCTGAGGCGACCCCTCGGCCGGCGAGCTCTCCGCCACCGCCGCCGAGGGGCCCGCTCCGCGCGGCGCTCGCCATTGGCTGCCGAATATTGCCGAGTGCTCCCGTGGTGCGCCGGAGGCGGCGGGGAGGGGAGCGAACGGCTCGAGTACGGCGCGGTGCATTGTGGGGCGGGAGAGGAGAGTCACTGCTTAGCCAGGGCCGCCATCTTGGCTGCGTCCGGACTCTCTCCCGCTCCCGGGGCCTGTTCCTTCTCCTCGCAGCGCAAAGCGGTGGAAAGGGAGAAGACGAAGGGCCCGCCAGGGCGGTGCTGATGCGCGCAGAGCCTCCTCGCACCTCTCCCGGGCGCCGCTAGCAAAGGGGGCGGGGGTGGTCAAGCGGTCGCCGGCGCGGcctcttctctcctctgccGGGATGGGTCGGTCCCGCAGCCGGAGCTCGTCCCGCTCCAAGCACACCAAGAGCTCCAAGCACAACAAGAAGAACCGGAGCCGATCGCGGTCCCGCTCCCGAGAAAAGGAGCGGGCAAGGAAGCGCTCCAAGTCCCGGGAGAGCAAGCGGAACCGGCGCCGGGAGTCCCGCTCCCGCTCGCGCTCTAATACGGCCCCCTCCTCCCGGCGcgaccgggaccgggaccgcgACCGCGCCTCCTCCCCCCCCGACCGTATCGACATCTTCGGGCGCACGGTGAGCAAGCGCAGCAGCCTGGACGAGAAACAgaagcgggaggaggaggagaaaaaagcgGAGTTCGAGCGGCAGCGGAAAATGTGAGCCCCGGGCCTGCGCTGGGCATGAGGGGTGGTGAGGgatgggggagggaagggaagtgCTCGGTGCGTCTCTCTCCCCGTGGGCTAAGGCCGCCTGCGGCTGGCTGCAGGCGTTCGGGCCCTCGCCGAGGCCGGACCAATGCCTGTTTTCCCGCCATCCGCCCCTTTCTCAAAGCCCGGCTCCCTCAGGTGCGTTAGGAGCCGCCCACTGAGGTGCGAGCCCCCCGCACGCCTCCTCCCTCTCGGCCGGCTCTGCCCGCTTCCCGTCCGCTGTCGCTGGTCTCTCCCTCCTGCGCTGCTCCTAAACTTCCCTGTGCGGCGGAGGCCTCGGCGCCCCTGAGGCTTTGTGCTGCACTGCTACACGCCCGCCCCTCCCCTTCGTGGCGTGGAGCTTGTTACGCATCGAGCGGAGGTATCTGGAGGTGCTCGAGTGAGAGTTTCAAGAAACACTATGCAGCTGCTATATTAACACTGTGGGATTACTTTCTTGCCAAATGGGACGGTGAGATCCGGTGACTTGTTTCATTTAaaacctttcccttttttcagtTTATGTTATGGGGAGTGTGGTTATTTATTAAGTCTGCAGATACAAATACTAGTTTAATAAACGATGGGGATGCATGAATATGTTTAGCAGCATATAAAGTTATAAAACAGACCTTTATGCAGCAGAGAGAAGAATGATTTGTAATCAGgtgattctttttctttgaacaATATCCTTGCTCATTGGACCACCTTATCCAGAAAAAGCACTTGTTTGTACATATGAAGCCAAGTGGTGCTGTTAATTCTTCGGTGGAGCTTTACTTAAGCCATATCGTTCTCAGGAAATACTAGTTGTCGAGCTTGGTGGGCCCAAGCTGtcactttcattttcctttgaagatAATCACCTTTGCTAACTTCAGAGTTTTGACAGTCAAAAACTTCCACAGTAATACAAACATGTGAAAATTGACATATTTTGACATACTGATCTAGTTTTGTGGTTTAGAATTTTATTCAGTACCTAAATTAAGAAAACTATTCTGTGCATATCTAAAATGAAGAACTGGAATGTACTTAAAAATTTGAGAATACAATTAATAGTTTATTCTAGTACTTAGGAGCTGGTTTAGTTCATGTGTTAGTAAATTTCCTATCTAATTTAactttgaaatttgaaaaagcTCATGAAGTCTGTATAGAAGGAATATGATATTTTGGTGATACTTGCTACAGAATAGTAGATGTTTGAGGAAGAACCAGTATTGGAAAAGACGGTATAGAGTTTTGATACTTCTACAATACactttaaattataaaaagaaaaagcaatgaaacTTCTATTAGAAAAGTATGGTATTTTAGTAAGTCATCTGTAAATTGTATTACGTATGTTAGTATAGATTCATGTTAGATAAGGAAAGAAGTACTTCCTTTCTGACTGAATCCATTAGTGGACAGTTCATAAATTGGAACTGACTTTCTTCTCATGTCTTGTTCAAATCTCAATACACAGCCTAACTTCAGCCTTTTCCTATAGTGCTCATTTCCTTGCCTTGCAGGTATgactttttcccctcagaaattTGGTAAAATGTcagttgtttcttttctgcagaTTTCATACAGTTTGTCTTGAAGAAGTAAATAGATCATATGAAAAATCGTTTTTTACATTAGTGGCTTATCTGATCCTCTGGAATCATAACTCAGTAGGCCAGAatgataaaattataaaatactgTAAGTTcatatgattaaaaaaaataattgatatgctacagaataaattatatccgtgtttataattttattttattaataaggTCTAAG harbors:
- the ARGLU1 gene encoding arginine and glutamate-rich protein 1 isoform X2; this encodes MGRSRSRSSSRSKHTKSSKHNKKNRSRSRSRSREKERARKRSKSRESKRNRRRESRSRSRSNTAPSSRRDRDRDRDRASSPPDRIDIFGRTVSKRSSLDEKQKREEEEKKAEFERQRKIRQQEIEEKLIEEETARRVEELVAKRVEEELEKRKDEIEREVLRRVEEAKRIMEKQLLEELERQRQAELAAQKARERKLARMAAEEHTLQDTGQDSKYSTFNAD